The segment ACACCACCAGCATTCTCAATGCGCCATCCGTGAGAGTGAAGTTCCAGTAGTTGAACGTCACTAACATATATTGGCGGATCGATGAATCCAAATTTGAAATCACTTTCAACATAATACTGATCCAAAGGGAGCTTCGGGATCATAATGATCCCAAAGCTTAATTAGCTGATCACTGCTGCTACATGTTCAATATATTCACGTTGCTCGGGCTTGGTGAACGCACCCGGACGTAGCGATTGAACTTGAGAAATAATGGTTTCGAGGTCCCAGTTCATATCCAGCAACAGATGTGCTGCCAATAATCCCGTACGGCCAGAACCACCCATACAATGCAGCGCAACTTTATCGCCTTTTTTGAGCAGATTGCGAAGCTGTGGACTTACGGTTGGCCAATGCTCAGCAAACCTCTCATCAGGCACCGCATCGTCTTCAATCGGCAGGTGAATCCAAGAGATACCGTTGGCTTGCGCGATAACGCCAAGCTCTTCAACGTGTTTTTCATGCATCTCTTCACGGGTAATGGCAGTGACAATCGCTTTCACACCACTTTCTTTTAACTGCTGAATACTTTCCGTTAAACCCAGCTCTTTGGTGCCCGGACAAGGCATCAATACTAATGCTGATGAGTCAACAGTGAGCTCCCAAGTAGGGTGAACCTTGGTTGAATTAGACATTATTGTGCCTCCCCTACTTTACGGACTAGCTCAGCCGTACGGGTTGCGTAGCCCATTTCATTGTCATACCAAGCATAGATTTTCACCATGCGCGTCCCAACAACCATAGTTGATAGAGCATCAACGATGGTTGAACGCTGGTCACCACGATAGTCGATAGACACTAATGGCTTCTCTTCAAAACCT is part of the Vibrio diazotrophicus genome and harbors:
- a CDS encoding cyclin-dependent kinase inhibitor 3 family protein, with the translated sequence MSNSTKVHPTWELTVDSSALVLMPCPGTKELGLTESIQQLKESGVKAIVTAITREEMHEKHVEELGVIAQANGISWIHLPIEDDAVPDERFAEHWPTVSPQLRNLLKKGDKVALHCMGGSGRTGLLAAHLLLDMNWDLETIISQVQSLRPGAFTKPEQREYIEHVAAVIS